A DNA window from Salvelinus fontinalis isolate EN_2023a chromosome 28, ASM2944872v1, whole genome shotgun sequence contains the following coding sequences:
- the LOC129826575 gene encoding T-box transcription factor TBX3-like, whose amino-acid sequence MRDSVGQGGMAFQPFLPNTASDITIDTMLARQPPFFPVIALTSHRSLPLPVAQRHPTRDLGNAETILRLSSLEHHAATQSAKLRPPKTGGTENATEDDPKVNLEARDLWTQFHKFGTEMVITKSGRRMFPAFKARCTGLNKMAKYILLMDIVAAYECRYRFHNSHWMVSGKADPEMPKRMYIHPDSPASGEQWMSKVVNFHKLKLTNNILDKHGFTILNSMHKYQVRFHVVRANAILQLPYSTFMTYVFSETEFIAVTAYQNDKITQLKIDNNPFAKGFRDTGNGRREKRKQLGINTQRSNETQMQEDNDISCDSLDEAPLKSAGNSKSTDVCKSANESSQESKDGHYVGQDLRKISTATEKLKPGPNIITAHCKTDRALADSFGAETDPDNQKQDHINAITGGRTRCFRAEEPNATESFQPLTVETDQRAHITGLECSNFLHCYSYPPDLTRYIINPLGVAQCLLHPAAHINMQGRTFSSVAAMGHRLAAVSSGGVCAMGTAGILASSLQRVSGTSGLPVNFQQHAMASQGLTVSPIGGISPYPYSYLAAAAPHSTTASTPVRPRTRFRPYSIPNSVPDNCSTPLTSIHLMTDRDVNCYIFGNSPIAARLNCRPTSEVNIDSLPLGYCAPLAKSVSSKDGMDQLQCMQQLVGGIDS is encoded by the exons ATGAGAGATTCAGTTGGACAGGGGGGTATGGCATTCCAACCGTTTTTACCAAACACTGCTTCGGATATCACCATCGACACAATGCTGGCCCGACAACCTCCGTTTTTCCCTGTCATTGCGCTAACTTCCCACAGGTCTCTTCCCTTGCCTGTTGCGCAAAGGCACCCCACGCGGGATCTAGGCAATGCCGAAACGATCCTCCGCTTATCCTCGCTGGAACACCATGCTGCCACCCAGTCTGCCAAGCTCAGGCCTCCTAAAACGGGGGGGACAGAGAATGCCACCGAGGATGATCCAAAGGTTAACTTGGAGGCGAGGGACCTTTGGACACAATTCCACAAATTCGGCACTGAAATGGTCATAACAAAATCAGGAAG GCGCATGTTTCCAGCGTTCAAAGCCAGATGTACTGGCTTGAACAAAATGgcaaaatatattttgctgaTGGATATTGTGGCGGCCTACGAGTGCAGGTACAGGTTTCACAACTCACATTGGATGGTGTCAGGAAAGGCAGATCCTGAAATGCCAAAGAGGATGTACATACACCCAGACAGTCCCGCTTCTGGCGAGCAATGGATGTCAAAAGTGGTCAATTTTCACAAACTAAAATTGACAAACAACATCTTGGACAAGCATGGGTTT ACGATTCTTAACTCAATGCACAAATACCAGGTTAGGTTTCACGTTGTGAGGGCCAACGCAATCCTCCAACTGCCATATAGCACGTTCATGACCTATGTCTTTTCTGAGACAGAATTCATCGCTGTAACTGCATATCAAAACGATAAG ATTACACAACTGAAAATTGATAACAATCCTTTCGCCAAAGGATTCCGTGACACTGGCAATGGGAGAAGAGAAAAAAG GAAACAACTGGGGATTAATACACAAAGGTCCAATGAGACGCAAATGCAAGAAGACAATGACATATCTTGTGACTCTTTGGATGAGGCTCCACTGAAAAGCGCAGGAAACTCAAAATCAACCG ATGTTTGCAAAAGTGCCAACGAAAGCAGTCAAGAAAGCAAGGATGGGCATTACGTTGGACAAGACTTGCGAAAAATCTCAACTGCCACAGAGAAACTGAAACCTGGTCCAAATATTATCACAGCGCACTGCAAAACGGACAGGGCTTTAGCGGACTCATTCGGCGCCGAAACAGACCCAGATAATCAAAAACAGGACCATATAAATGCCATAACTGGCGGTAGGACACGTTGCTTTAGAGCAGAGGAGCCGAATGCAACGGAGTCATTCCAGCCTCTAACCGTGGAAACGGACCAAAGAGCTCACATCACAGGCCTAGAATGCAGTAATTTTCTTCACTGCTATTCTTATCCACCGGATTTAACAAGATATATCATCAACCCCTTGGGTGTCGCACAATGTCTCCTACACCCCGCTGCCCATATCAACATGCAGGGGAGAACTTTCTCCAGTGTAGCAGCCATGGGTCACAGGCTGGCAGCTGTGTCATCTGGCGGAGTGTGCGCCATGGGCACGGCTGGTATCCTGGCATCTTCTTTACAAAGAGTGTCAGGAACGTCAGGATTACCCGTGAACTTTCAGCAGCATGCTATGGCATCACAG GGCCTCACCGTTTCGCCAATTGGTGGTATTTCCCCCTACCCCTACTCCTATTTGGCAGCAGCGGCTCCTCACTCCACCACAGCATCGACCCCAGTGCGCCCTCGTACTCGGTTCAGACCCTACTCCATTCCCAATAGCGTACCAGACAACTGTTCGACACCACTGACATCAATTCATCTTATGACTGATAGAGACGTGAATTGTTACATTTTTGGAAATAGTCCGATTGCTGCCAGATTGAACTGTAGGCCTACGTCAGAGGTCAACATCGATTCCTTGCCACTTGGTTATTGTGCGCCACTGGCAAAAAGCGTATCCAGCAAGGATGGCATGGATCAGCTTCAATGTATGCAACAGTTGGTCGGTGGCATAGACTCCTAG
- the tm2d2 gene encoding TM2 domain-containing protein 2, whose amino-acid sequence MARISLNYILMCGQVLLLLSVLLLQCLEGIYSQNSSDSPGQRATTAAFSSSEQPQDNVTTYHIIPVERVNYTELYEYRPPSPVVLCSYLPEEFIHCQDPVDHAQNSTAILEMGHGCWKFGGQVHKDVNHTPVICTALEDIECAGPREFLRGNEPCIKYTGHYFITTLLYSFFLGCFGVDRFCLGHTGTAVGKLLTLGGLGIWWFVDLILLITGGLMPSDNSNWCTFY is encoded by the exons ATGGCTAGGATTTCACTTAATTACATTCTGATGTGCGGGCAAGTTCTCTTGCTATTGTCAGTGTTGCTTTTGCAATGTTTGGAAGGAATATACTCCCAGAATTCATCAGACTCACCCGGACAGAGGGCAACAACAGCTGCATTCAGTTCCAGTGAGCAGCCGCAAGATAACGTGACGACGTATCACATCATACCAGTTGAACGCGTGAATTATACTGAACTGTATGAATACAGGCCTCCGTCACCAGTTGTCCTCTGTAGCTATCT ACCAGAGGAGTTCATCCACTGTCAAGATCCAGTGGACCATGCACAGAACTCCACTGCCATTCTGGAGATGGGACACGGTTGTTGGAAG TTTGGCGGGCAGGTACACAAAGACGTGAATCACACACCAGTCATCTGCACGGCACTGGAAGACATTGAATGTGCTGGACCAAGGGAGTTCCTGAGAGGGAATGAGCCCTGCATCAA ATACACTGGCCACTATTTCATCACCACCCTGCTGTACTCATTCTTCCTGGGTTGCTTTGGAGTGGACAGGTTCTGCCTGGGGCATACAGGCACAGCCGTGGGCAAGCTGCTGACCCTAGGAGGCCTTGGCATCTGGTGGTTCGTGgacctcatcctcctcatcactgGAGGCCTCATGCCCAGTGACAACAGCAACTGGTGTACCTTCTACTGA